The Saccharothrix variisporea genome has a segment encoding these proteins:
- a CDS encoding MFS transporter, with translation MRVNRAWLGLAVLMLPTLLVAMDLTALLLALPALSAELGASGVEQLWISDGYGFVVAGLVITMGTLGDRIGRRRLLLVGAAAFAVLSVVAAFATSPGELIVARALLGVAGATLAPSTLALIMNMFADERERGRAVAIWATCQFTGGALGPVLAGFLLQHFWWGSVFLLAVPAMGLLLVTGPVLLPESRGDRAGRLDLGGVGLSLVAVLLVVYGIKQLTVDISVVPVAALVLGTVVGVVFARRQLRLETPLLDLRLLRHRQFTAVLVALVSAGVAMAGTGLMVTQYLQGVLGYSPFATAVLFAPMGLGVAVGTITAPATARRVPAPTAIAGGLVVSAVGSLVVGGATSLVPVVVGTTVLALGTGPLFALGTGLVVGSVAPERAGSAASMSETGNYLGGSLGFALLGVLGAAVYRARMGGASDSLADAGPELVAEARAAFTGALHVTGVVGAVLFAATAALVLRFSGSGRSSGPGATASPGSAPRTAR, from the coding sequence ATGCGGGTCAACCGGGCGTGGCTGGGGCTGGCGGTCCTCATGCTGCCGACGTTGCTGGTGGCGATGGACCTGACGGCACTGCTGCTCGCGCTGCCGGCGTTGAGCGCCGAACTGGGGGCGAGCGGGGTCGAGCAGCTGTGGATCAGCGACGGGTACGGGTTCGTGGTGGCCGGGCTGGTCATCACGATGGGCACGCTGGGTGACCGGATCGGTCGCCGCCGGTTGCTGCTGGTGGGCGCGGCGGCGTTCGCGGTGCTGTCGGTGGTGGCGGCGTTCGCGACCAGTCCGGGGGAGTTGATCGTGGCGCGGGCGTTGCTGGGGGTCGCCGGGGCGACGTTGGCGCCGTCCACGCTGGCGTTGATCATGAACATGTTCGCCGACGAGCGGGAACGCGGGCGGGCCGTCGCGATCTGGGCGACGTGCCAGTTCACCGGGGGTGCGCTGGGGCCGGTGCTCGCCGGGTTCCTGCTCCAGCACTTCTGGTGGGGCTCGGTGTTCCTGCTCGCGGTGCCGGCGATGGGGTTGCTGCTGGTCACGGGGCCGGTGCTGCTGCCGGAGTCGCGCGGTGACCGGGCCGGGCGGCTCGACCTGGGCGGTGTCGGGTTGTCGCTGGTGGCGGTGTTGCTGGTGGTCTACGGGATCAAGCAGCTGACCGTGGACATCTCGGTCGTGCCGGTGGCGGCGCTGGTGCTGGGCACCGTGGTCGGGGTGGTGTTCGCGCGTCGGCAGTTGCGGCTGGAGACGCCGTTGTTGGACCTGCGGCTGCTGCGCCACCGCCAGTTCACGGCGGTTCTGGTGGCGCTGGTGAGCGCGGGGGTCGCGATGGCCGGGACCGGGCTGATGGTCACCCAGTACCTCCAGGGCGTGCTGGGGTACTCGCCGTTCGCCACGGCGGTGTTGTTCGCGCCGATGGGTCTGGGCGTGGCGGTGGGCACCATCACCGCGCCCGCGACGGCCCGGCGGGTGCCCGCGCCGACCGCGATCGCCGGTGGGCTCGTGGTCTCGGCGGTGGGGAGCCTGGTGGTCGGCGGGGCGACCTCGCTGGTGCCGGTGGTCGTCGGCACCACCGTGCTGGCGCTGGGCACCGGCCCGCTGTTCGCGTTGGGCACGGGTCTCGTGGTCGGGTCGGTGGCGCCGGAACGCGCGGGGTCGGCGGCGTCGATGTCGGAGACGGGCAACTACCTCGGCGGTTCACTGGGGTTCGCGCTGCTCGGGGTGCTGGGCGCGGCCGTGTACCGGGCGAGGATGGGCGGTGCGTCGGACTCCCTGGCGGACGCCGGTCCGGAACTGGTCGCGGAAGCCCGAGCAGCCTTCACCGGTGCCCTGCACGTGACCGGGGTCGTCGGGGCGGTCCTGTTCGCGGCGACCGCGGCGCTGGTGCTCCGCTTCAGCGGGTCAGGGCGATCGTCTGGTCCAGGTGCGACAGCTTCGCCGGGTTCCGCACCGCGTACAGCCCGGTGA
- a CDS encoding RNA polymerase sigma-70 factor, with protein sequence MAESPDATEVFLAHRNLLFTVAYEMLGSAADAEDVLQETWLRWVGVDSREVRNQRAYLVRITTRQALGRLRALGRRKEAYVGPWLPEPLLTAPDVAEDVELADSVSMAMLLVLETLTPTERAVFVLREVFDLGYDEIAEAVDKSPAAVRQIAHRARAHVAARRPREVVSPAESREVIDAFRRAVETGDLQGLLDLLAPDVVLVGDGGGVVPAAPAPVVGADAVAVVLGRIAAAGELENAQVNGYPAFLFRIGGELDSVVAVRVDGGRVTGLYAVRNPAKLSHLDQTIALTR encoded by the coding sequence ATGGCTGAGAGCCCGGACGCCACCGAGGTGTTCCTCGCCCACCGCAACCTGCTGTTCACCGTGGCCTACGAGATGCTCGGGTCGGCGGCCGACGCCGAGGACGTCTTGCAGGAGACCTGGTTGCGGTGGGTCGGGGTGGACTCGCGCGAGGTGCGGAACCAGCGTGCCTACCTGGTGCGGATCACCACCCGGCAGGCCCTCGGGCGGTTGCGGGCGTTGGGGCGGCGCAAGGAGGCCTACGTCGGGCCGTGGTTGCCCGAGCCGTTGTTGACCGCGCCGGACGTCGCCGAGGACGTCGAGTTGGCCGACAGCGTGTCCATGGCGATGTTGCTGGTCCTGGAGACGTTGACGCCCACCGAGCGGGCGGTGTTCGTGCTGCGCGAGGTGTTCGACCTCGGGTACGACGAGATCGCCGAGGCGGTCGACAAGAGCCCGGCGGCCGTGCGGCAGATCGCCCACCGGGCGCGGGCGCACGTCGCCGCCCGCCGGCCGCGCGAGGTCGTGTCGCCCGCCGAGTCGCGCGAGGTGATCGACGCGTTCCGGCGGGCGGTCGAGACCGGGGACCTGCAAGGGCTGCTGGACCTCCTCGCGCCGGACGTCGTGCTTGTCGGTGACGGCGGCGGGGTCGTCCCGGCCGCGCCGGCGCCGGTGGTGGGCGCCGACGCCGTGGCCGTGGTGCTGGGCCGGATCGCCGCTGCGGGCGAATTGGAGAACGCGCAGGTCAACGGCTATCCGGCATTCCTGTTCCGGATCGGCGGCGAACTGGACTCGGTGGTGGCGGTCCGCGTGGACGGCGGTCGGGTCACCGGGCTGTACGCGGTGCGGAACCCGGCGAAGCTGTCGCACCTGGACCAGACGATCGCCCTGACCCGCTGA
- a CDS encoding nuclear transport factor 2 family protein codes for MDRFDVIDTCTALVWHTDHREWDQLVWVFADRVTLDYTSLNGGEPVTLAPAQIIDGWQEALGAYTATQHLLANQLVTVVGDTAVCTASVQATHLKPDGNRWTLGGSYRFDLVRTGDGWRIGGIVLTVAWQEGER; via the coding sequence ATGGACCGTTTCGACGTCATCGACACCTGCACCGCCCTGGTCTGGCACACCGACCACCGGGAGTGGGACCAGCTCGTCTGGGTGTTCGCGGACCGGGTGACCCTCGACTACACCAGCCTCAACGGCGGTGAGCCGGTCACGCTGGCGCCCGCGCAGATCATCGACGGGTGGCAGGAGGCGCTCGGCGCGTACACGGCCACCCAGCACCTGCTCGCCAACCAGCTGGTGACCGTCGTCGGCGACACGGCCGTCTGCACCGCCTCCGTCCAGGCCACCCACCTCAAGCCGGACGGAAACCGGTGGACGCTGGGCGGTTCCTACCGGTTCGACCTCGTGCGCACGGGCGACGGCTGGCGGATCGGCGGCATCGTGCTCACCGTGGCGTGGCAAGAGGGAGAGCGGTGA
- a CDS encoding nuclear transport factor 2 family protein — protein MRKSAIAGVAVGVLLVGGAGALVASDFLRAVVSDAVQPLPPSSAASGPLDPAAQRYLDAVAAKDADAVAAAFAADAVVVDVGREIKGRDAIRRWAEAEVVGGVYTLLGHTPRAGGTTMLVRFQPGGVGGFRANYHLDITDGLITKATLEYA, from the coding sequence GTGAGGAAGTCCGCCATCGCCGGTGTGGCGGTCGGGGTTCTGCTCGTGGGTGGTGCGGGGGCGTTGGTGGCCAGTGACTTCCTGCGCGCGGTGGTCAGCGACGCCGTGCAGCCGCTGCCCCCGTCCAGTGCCGCGAGCGGCCCGCTGGACCCTGCGGCCCAGCGCTACCTCGACGCCGTGGCCGCCAAGGACGCCGACGCCGTGGCCGCCGCCTTCGCCGCCGACGCGGTCGTCGTGGACGTGGGGCGGGAGATCAAGGGCCGGGACGCGATCCGGCGCTGGGCGGAGGCCGAAGTGGTCGGTGGCGTCTACACGCTGCTCGGCCACACCCCGCGCGCGGGCGGCACCACGATGCTCGTCCGCTTCCAACCCGGCGGCGTGGGCGGGTTCCGCGCCAACTACCACCTCGACATCACCGACGGCCTGATCACCAAAGCCACCCTGGAGTACGCGTGA
- a CDS encoding alpha/beta hydrolase — protein sequence MKITFDSDGATLTGNLYVPDTYEPTPAVVVAGTWTSVKELMADRYAQRLSEHGYTALSFDFTGFGESEGEPRDVENPERKVRDIHNALTFLASHPAVDADRLAALGICAAAMYMSDNASRDPRVKSLVLVAPWLHDAAIVEQAYGGAEAVAARISAAREARSRYDETGEIDYVPVVSTTDPRAAMPYDIDFYLNPERGGIPAWPNRFAVMAWADWLTYDSISLAPKITQPTLLVHSEDAAIPDGARRFHAGLAGRKDILWTQGTQFDFYDQETQVTIAMETAVAHFGRTLS from the coding sequence GTGAAGATCACCTTCGACAGCGACGGCGCCACCCTCACCGGCAACCTGTACGTGCCCGACACCTACGAGCCGACCCCGGCCGTGGTCGTGGCCGGGACGTGGACCAGCGTCAAGGAACTGATGGCCGACCGCTACGCGCAGCGCCTGTCCGAGCACGGCTACACCGCCCTGTCCTTCGACTTCACCGGTTTCGGCGAGTCGGAGGGCGAGCCGCGCGACGTCGAGAACCCCGAGCGCAAGGTCCGCGACATCCACAACGCGTTGACGTTCCTGGCTTCCCACCCCGCCGTGGACGCCGACCGCCTGGCCGCGCTGGGCATCTGCGCGGCGGCGATGTACATGTCCGACAACGCTTCCCGCGACCCGCGCGTGAAGTCCTTGGTCCTGGTCGCGCCCTGGCTGCACGACGCCGCCATCGTCGAGCAGGCCTACGGCGGGGCCGAGGCCGTCGCCGCACGGATCAGCGCCGCCCGCGAGGCCCGCTCCCGCTACGACGAGACCGGCGAGATCGACTACGTGCCGGTGGTCAGCACGACCGATCCCCGGGCGGCCATGCCGTACGACATCGACTTCTACCTCAACCCGGAGCGGGGCGGCATCCCCGCGTGGCCCAACCGGTTCGCGGTCATGGCGTGGGCGGACTGGCTGACCTACGACTCGATCTCGCTGGCCCCGAAGATCACCCAGCCCACCCTCCTGGTGCACAGCGAGGACGCCGCCATCCCCGACGGCGCCCGCCGCTTCCACGCGGGACTCGCGGGTCGCAAGGACATCCTGTGGACGCAGGGCACGCAGTTCGACTTCTACGACCAGGAAACCCAGGTGACGATCGCGATGGAGACCGCCGTCGCCCACTTCGGAAGGACGCTGTCATGA
- a CDS encoding NAD(P)H-binding protein, producing the protein MILVTGATGNVGREVVRALTEAGAPVRALVREPGDLPVEQAVGDLNEPASLDAALEGVRAVFLLPGYRDMAGLVDRIDRAGADRVVLLSSQAAVATDTDNVVSGYMIASETALRESTLDWTFLRPAAFMSNTFRWLPQLRAGDVVSDAFGDVPVASIDPADIAAVAVKALLEDGHEGKAYSLTGPEALLPEDRLHILGRVLGRDLRFEALDDDRAREQMSATTPPEYVKAFFSFYRDKTIDETTVHPTVEQVTSRPPRTFEEWATAHSAAFR; encoded by the coding sequence ATGATCCTCGTCACCGGAGCGACCGGCAACGTCGGGCGCGAGGTCGTCCGGGCACTGACCGAGGCCGGGGCACCCGTGCGCGCACTGGTCCGCGAACCTGGCGACCTGCCCGTGGAGCAGGCCGTCGGCGACCTGAACGAGCCCGCGTCCCTCGATGCCGCGCTGGAGGGTGTGCGGGCGGTCTTCCTGCTGCCCGGGTACCGCGACATGGCGGGGTTGGTGGACCGGATCGACCGGGCCGGCGCGGACCGGGTGGTGCTGCTGTCCAGCCAGGCAGCGGTGGCCACCGACACCGACAACGTGGTGTCCGGTTACATGATCGCGTCCGAGACCGCGCTTCGGGAGTCCACTTTGGACTGGACTTTTCTGCGGCCCGCCGCGTTCATGTCCAACACGTTCCGCTGGCTGCCGCAGCTGCGCGCGGGGGACGTCGTCAGCGACGCGTTCGGGGATGTGCCGGTCGCGTCCATCGACCCGGCGGACATCGCGGCCGTGGCGGTCAAGGCGTTGCTCGAGGACGGCCACGAGGGCAAGGCGTACTCGCTGACCGGCCCCGAGGCGCTGTTGCCGGAGGACCGGTTGCACATCCTGGGCCGAGTCCTGGGCCGCGACCTGCGTTTCGAGGCCTTGGACGACGACCGCGCCCGCGAGCAGATGAGCGCCACCACGCCCCCGGAGTACGTGAAGGCGTTCTTCAGCTTCTACCGCGACAAAACCATCGACGAAACCACCGTGCACCCGACAGTGGAACAAGTGACCAGCCGCCCACCCCGCACATTCGAAGAATGGGCAACCGCCCACTCCGCCGCCTTCCGCTAA
- a CDS encoding nuclear transport factor 2 family protein: MSPRELFERLVSGIARRDFATLADLYADDAVVVTPMRPQRLEGKAALLEFFAGAARLPLELAQENVVVHETVDPEVVVVEWDWVGRVTTTGSTFRVPNVQVLRARDGLIVETRDYHDHHTIASALGEVPA, from the coding sequence ATGTCCCCGCGTGAGCTGTTCGAACGACTGGTGTCCGGGATCGCCCGCCGCGACTTCGCGACGCTGGCCGACCTGTACGCCGACGACGCCGTGGTCGTCACGCCGATGCGACCCCAGCGACTGGAGGGCAAGGCCGCGCTGCTGGAGTTCTTCGCGGGGGCTGCGCGGCTGCCGCTGGAGTTGGCGCAGGAGAACGTGGTGGTGCACGAGACTGTCGATCCCGAGGTCGTCGTGGTCGAGTGGGACTGGGTGGGCCGCGTGACGACCACCGGCAGCACGTTCCGCGTGCCGAACGTGCAGGTCCTGCGCGCCCGCGACGGCCTGATCGTGGAGACCCGCGACTACCACGACCACCACACCATCGCGAGCGCGCTGGGCGAAGTGCCTGCCTGA
- a CDS encoding TetR/AcrR family transcriptional regulator, whose amino-acid sequence MRADAVRNRAKVLAAADELVAERGPAVSTEEVAKAAGVGVGTVFRHFPTKESLLTAVHVARLERLADSARQLTRAEDPGAALFTFVTQVVDQAATKNAMTEALTNAGIDVMGVTSEAADALKQALGELLENAQRAGAVRTDIGVPELSALLVGASRAAEHAAANPRARERVLSVIRDGMRAHRSA is encoded by the coding sequence ATGCGCGCCGACGCCGTGCGCAACCGGGCCAAAGTGCTCGCCGCCGCCGACGAGCTCGTCGCCGAGCGGGGGCCCGCTGTGTCCACCGAGGAGGTCGCCAAGGCCGCCGGTGTGGGCGTGGGCACGGTGTTCCGTCACTTCCCCACCAAGGAATCCCTGCTCACCGCGGTCCACGTGGCCCGGCTGGAACGCCTCGCCGACAGCGCCCGCCAGCTGACCCGTGCAGAAGACCCCGGCGCGGCGCTGTTCACTTTCGTCACCCAGGTCGTGGACCAGGCGGCGACGAAGAACGCCATGACCGAGGCCCTGACGAACGCCGGCATCGACGTGATGGGTGTGACCAGCGAGGCGGCGGACGCGCTCAAGCAAGCGCTGGGCGAACTGCTGGAGAACGCCCAACGGGCCGGCGCGGTCCGCACCGACATCGGCGTCCCGGAGCTGTCCGCACTCCTGGTCGGCGCGTCCCGGGCCGCCGAGCACGCCGCCGCCAACCCGCGGGCTCGCGAACGCGTGTTGTCCGTGATCCGGGACGGCATGCGCGCCCACCGATCGGCTTAG
- a CDS encoding GAF and ANTAR domain-containing protein, with protein MSSDGPSSARPSTGIEDHLAAVFARMSGLLLSSATVDAALELITSLAVEAVPGTAGAGISLLDAEGERLTAAATDDVVRRADAIQYRLGAGPCLTAWADRVVVRVDDLAREDRWSPWPRQAADLGLGSALSAPVVAGGTALGALKVCAVRPQAYGEREEHLMTMFAAQAAVLLANVRTARDAERASALVADGLRGREVLAVARGIVMGRDGVDERTAFLTLAGTAKQRGTTLRETAERLARSTPRRLR; from the coding sequence ATGTCCTCGGACGGCCCGTCCTCCGCCCGGCCCTCGACCGGGATCGAAGACCACCTCGCCGCCGTGTTCGCACGCATGTCCGGGTTGCTGTTGTCGTCGGCGACGGTCGACGCGGCGCTGGAGTTGATCACCTCGCTCGCCGTCGAGGCCGTTCCCGGCACGGCCGGCGCGGGCATCAGCCTGCTCGACGCGGAGGGCGAGCGGTTGACCGCCGCCGCGACCGACGACGTCGTGCGGCGCGCGGACGCGATCCAGTACCGGCTCGGCGCGGGTCCCTGCCTCACGGCGTGGGCGGACCGGGTGGTCGTCCGGGTCGACGACCTCGCGCGGGAGGACCGGTGGTCGCCGTGGCCGCGGCAGGCGGCGGACCTCGGGCTGGGGTCGGCGCTGAGCGCGCCGGTGGTGGCGGGCGGCACGGCGTTGGGCGCGCTGAAGGTCTGCGCCGTGCGGCCGCAGGCTTACGGGGAGCGGGAGGAGCACCTGATGACCATGTTCGCGGCCCAGGCCGCGGTGCTGTTGGCCAACGTGCGGACCGCGCGGGACGCCGAACGCGCCAGCGCGCTGGTGGCCGACGGCCTGCGCGGGCGGGAGGTGCTCGCGGTGGCCCGGGGCATCGTGATGGGGCGGGACGGGGTGGACGAGCGCACGGCGTTCCTCACGCTGGCCGGCACGGCGAAGCAGCGCGGCACGACCCTGCGCGAGACGGCCGAACGACTCGCCCGGTCCACACCCCGGCGGCTCCGGTGA
- a CDS encoding PP2C family protein-serine/threonine phosphatase — MPPLERDILAHAVNERLDEITWTHRARYSRAFRDSTPRSAPFAALIHLLEGSEFAPPDRLPGVVAAAAEALGVTLTVHLVDYEQRCLHPLPPDDGAPALDVETTLAGRAYRQVRVLAAETPGRPRLWVPLVDGVERLGVLEVGVEDPEDLYDPGLRTQCRWSAMLIAHLVTLLDQYGDGVDRARLRRHRSVNAELIWSLLPPLTAGVDRFVVSGALEPRHGVSGDAFDYALSETTATLIVLDAVGNDLRSGLITAAALAAHRSARHAGHGLVEQAAAIDRTIARQFGDTASATAVLAELDLATGRLRYLNAGHPAPLVLRSGEVVKRLTAGRCPPLGQGVGEPRVAEVVLEPDDWLVLYTDGVTEAGGARGEPFGEHGLADFLRREATAGNPPPETARRLVKAVLDHHHGTLQDDATVLLARWTSPDHVTR, encoded by the coding sequence TTGCCCCCGCTGGAACGCGACATCCTCGCCCATGCGGTCAACGAACGCCTCGACGAGATCACCTGGACCCACCGCGCCCGCTACAGCCGCGCCTTCCGCGACAGCACGCCCCGCAGCGCCCCCTTCGCCGCGCTGATCCACCTCCTGGAGGGCAGCGAATTCGCACCGCCCGACCGGCTGCCCGGCGTCGTGGCCGCCGCCGCCGAGGCGCTCGGGGTGACCCTCACCGTCCACCTGGTCGACTACGAGCAGCGCTGCCTGCACCCCCTCCCGCCCGACGACGGCGCCCCCGCCCTGGACGTGGAGACCACCCTCGCCGGCCGCGCCTACCGGCAGGTGCGCGTCCTGGCCGCCGAGACCCCGGGCCGGCCACGCCTGTGGGTGCCCCTGGTGGACGGGGTGGAGCGCCTGGGTGTGCTGGAGGTGGGTGTCGAAGACCCCGAAGACCTCTACGACCCCGGCCTGCGCACCCAGTGCCGGTGGTCGGCGATGCTGATCGCGCACCTGGTGACGCTGCTGGACCAGTACGGCGACGGCGTGGACCGCGCCCGGCTGCGCCGGCACCGCTCGGTGAACGCGGAACTGATCTGGTCGCTGCTGCCGCCGCTGACCGCGGGCGTCGACCGGTTCGTCGTCAGCGGTGCCCTCGAGCCCCGACACGGCGTGAGCGGCGACGCGTTCGACTACGCGCTGTCCGAGACCACCGCGACGCTCATCGTGCTCGACGCCGTGGGCAACGACCTGCGCAGCGGACTGATCACGGCCGCCGCGCTGGCGGCCCACCGCAGCGCGCGCCACGCCGGGCACGGCCTGGTCGAGCAGGCCGCGGCGATCGACCGGACCATCGCCCGCCAGTTCGGCGACACCGCCTCCGCCACCGCCGTCCTGGCCGAACTGGACCTGGCCACGGGCCGCCTGCGCTACCTCAACGCGGGTCACCCGGCGCCGCTGGTCCTGCGCTCGGGCGAGGTGGTCAAGCGGTTGACGGCCGGCCGCTGCCCTCCGCTGGGACAGGGCGTGGGCGAGCCGCGGGTCGCCGAGGTGGTCCTGGAACCCGACGACTGGCTGGTCCTCTACACCGACGGCGTCACCGAAGCGGGCGGCGCGCGGGGCGAGCCGTTCGGCGAGCACGGCCTGGCCGACTTCCTGCGCCGCGAGGCGACGGCCGGCAACCCGCCACCGGAAACCGCGCGCCGCCTGGTGAAGGCCGTGCTGGACCACCACCACGGCACCCTCCAGGACGACGCCACCGTCCTGCTCGCCCGCTGGACCAGCCCCGACCACGTCACGCGGTGA
- a CDS encoding carboxylate-amine ligase, whose product MDTSAAGPTLGVEEEFLVVDPVSGLPVPLGAEVARYARERFGADLDVEMSAAQVEARTTVCHDLGEVRRQLSGLRAVAAGSARRVGGVLLAVGVPPVGGPETPTTDGVRYRQLGEDFRLLAAEQSISGCHVHVGVPDPETAVQVCNHVRPWLPVLGALTANSPIACGRDTGYASWRSVVWSRWPSAGPPPYFESAADYERTCAMLMESGAGRDTRMVYWDVRPSAHLPTAEVRVADVAATVDEAVLLAGLVRALVATALGDLRRGLRASRVPTEWLRVASWRAARDGVGGCGLDVFSGRLVPMRLLVDRLVEVARDALCANGDLAFVEHSLSVVDSRGTGADRQRRVFARGGGVVHHVAAETLAGCERWSQDVAQAAG is encoded by the coding sequence ATGGACACGTCTGCGGCGGGACCGACGCTCGGCGTCGAAGAGGAGTTCCTGGTGGTCGACCCGGTCTCCGGGCTCCCCGTGCCGCTGGGCGCCGAGGTCGCCCGGTACGCGCGCGAGCGGTTCGGCGCGGACCTCGACGTCGAGATGTCGGCCGCGCAGGTGGAGGCCAGGACGACCGTGTGCCACGACCTGGGCGAGGTGCGGCGGCAGCTGAGCGGGCTGCGCGCGGTCGCGGCGGGGTCGGCGCGGCGGGTGGGCGGGGTGCTGCTCGCGGTCGGGGTGCCGCCGGTCGGCGGGCCGGAGACGCCCACCACCGACGGGGTCCGGTACCGGCAGCTGGGCGAGGACTTCCGGCTGCTGGCGGCGGAGCAGTCCATCAGCGGGTGCCACGTGCACGTCGGCGTGCCGGACCCGGAGACGGCCGTCCAGGTGTGCAACCACGTCCGGCCGTGGCTGCCGGTGCTCGGCGCGCTCACCGCCAACTCGCCGATCGCCTGCGGGCGGGACACCGGCTACGCGAGCTGGCGTTCGGTGGTGTGGTCGCGGTGGCCCTCGGCCGGGCCGCCGCCGTACTTCGAGTCGGCGGCGGACTACGAGCGGACGTGCGCGATGCTGATGGAGTCCGGCGCGGGTCGGGACACGCGGATGGTCTACTGGGACGTCCGGCCATCCGCGCACCTGCCCACGGCGGAGGTCCGGGTTGCCGACGTGGCGGCCACGGTGGACGAAGCCGTGCTGCTGGCGGGGCTCGTGCGTGCCCTGGTGGCCACGGCGCTGGGCGACCTGCGGCGGGGGCTGCGGGCGTCTCGGGTGCCGACCGAGTGGTTGCGGGTGGCGTCTTGGCGGGCGGCGCGTGACGGGGTCGGCGGGTGCGGTCTGGACGTGTTCTCGGGGCGGTTGGTGCCCATGCGCCTGTTGGTGGACCGGCTGGTTGAGGTTGCGCGGGATGCGTTGTGCGCCAACGGTGATCTCGCTTTTGTGGAGCACTCTCTGTCTGTTGTGGACAGTCGGGGGACCGGAGCGGACCGGCAGCGGCGGGTGTTCGCGCGTGGTGGCGGGGTGGTGCACCACGTGGCGGCCGAGACGCTTGCCGGGTGCGAGCGGTGGAGCCAGGACGTGGCCCAGGCGGCGGGCTGA
- a CDS encoding DUF1360 domain-containing protein — protein sequence MVMVERWRRVRSAYAGEDRRPLGGYLASLVSYAGLVGAATVVGRRRGVRLPDRSSPGDVLLLAVATHKASRLLTKAAVTSVLRAPFTHFEGPAGHAEVNESPRHGRRHAVGELVTCPFCSGVWIAGALTAARVLAPRATGLVTTALTAVAVSDWLHLAYDRAKNPARSGEGPVR from the coding sequence ATGGTGATGGTCGAACGGTGGCGCCGCGTGCGCTCCGCCTACGCCGGGGAGGACCGGCGGCCGCTGGGCGGGTACCTGGCTTCGCTGGTGTCGTACGCGGGGCTGGTCGGTGCGGCGACGGTCGTGGGCCGGCGGCGGGGTGTGCGGCTACCGGACCGGTCGTCGCCGGGCGACGTGCTGCTGCTGGCGGTCGCGACGCACAAGGCCAGCCGGCTGCTGACCAAGGCGGCGGTCACCAGCGTGCTGCGGGCGCCGTTCACGCACTTCGAGGGGCCCGCCGGCCACGCCGAGGTCAACGAGTCGCCGCGACACGGGCGCCGGCACGCCGTCGGTGAACTGGTGACGTGCCCGTTCTGCTCGGGCGTGTGGATCGCCGGCGCACTGACCGCCGCCCGCGTGCTCGCGCCCCGCGCCACCGGACTGGTGACCACCGCGCTGACCGCCGTGGCCGTGTCGGACTGGCTGCACCTCGCGTACGACCGAGCCAAGAACCCGGCGAGGTCCGGTGAGGGTCCGGTGAGGTAA
- a CDS encoding ATP-binding protein, producing MRLVETEHRDRPDPLTRELTDESPTLATVRRWVADALADLSDDHRDDCLLVVNELVSNAYDHGSGPRGIRLRRTSHPCVVRFEVDDAEPDHPTLGRSRLGEDRGRGLVIVHNLAADWGVNAHRDGKTVWAELACATAYPAKSH from the coding sequence GTGAGGCTGGTGGAGACCGAACACCGCGACCGACCCGACCCGCTGACCCGGGAGCTGACCGACGAGTCCCCGACGTTGGCGACGGTGCGCCGCTGGGTGGCCGACGCCCTGGCCGACCTGTCCGACGACCACCGCGACGACTGCCTGCTCGTGGTGAACGAACTGGTCAGCAACGCCTACGACCACGGCTCCGGCCCCCGCGGCATCCGCCTGCGCCGCACCTCCCACCCGTGCGTGGTCCGCTTCGAGGTGGACGACGCCGAACCCGACCACCCCACCCTGGGCCGTTCCCGCCTGGGCGAGGACCGGGGGAGGGGCTTGGTCATCGTGCACAACCTGGCCGCGGACTGGGGCGTCAACGCCCACCGAGACGGCAAAACCGTGTGGGCCGAACTCGCCTGCGCCACCGCCTATCCCGCCAAATCCCACTAA
- a CDS encoding STAS domain-containing protein, translated as MAEQPDVERALSLETTETDGVVVVAVVGEVDMATSPPVRAEVSRRLDARPAALVLDLRRVVFFGTTGISMLVEAEHHARRLGVPLGIAANQACVLRPLAATEVDTLLTVRPDPAAAIEAVLPESQ; from the coding sequence ATGGCCGAGCAACCCGACGTCGAGAGGGCCCTGAGCCTGGAGACCACCGAGACCGACGGGGTCGTCGTGGTCGCGGTGGTCGGCGAGGTCGACATGGCCACCTCCCCGCCGGTGCGCGCCGAGGTCTCCCGACGCCTCGACGCCCGGCCCGCCGCCCTCGTCCTCGACCTGCGCCGGGTGGTCTTCTTCGGCACCACCGGCATTTCGATGCTCGTCGAGGCCGAGCACCACGCCCGGCGCCTCGGCGTCCCCCTGGGCATCGCGGCGAACCAGGCCTGTGTGCTGCGTCCGCTGGCGGCGACCGAGGTGGACACGCTGCTCACCGTGCGCCCTGACCCGGCGGCGGCGATCGAGGCCGTGCTGCCGGAGTCGCAGTAG